In one Dehalogenimonas formicexedens genomic region, the following are encoded:
- a CDS encoding tRNA-binding protein has protein sequence MASISYADFEKVEIRSGRIVRVEPFPKAKKPAYRLWIDFGEFGLKQSSAQITRRYDCPDLLGRTVLAVTNFPPRQVADFISEVLVLGVVGPENDVVLIKPDFEVALGSRVL, from the coding sequence TTGGCATCGATTTCTTACGCCGACTTTGAGAAAGTCGAAATCCGCTCCGGCCGCATCGTCAGGGTTGAACCATTTCCAAAAGCCAAAAAACCGGCCTACAGGTTGTGGATCGACTTCGGTGAATTTGGCCTGAAACAGTCCAGCGCCCAGATTACCCGCCGGTACGACTGCCCGGACCTGTTAGGCCGCACCGTCCTGGCGGTGACCAATTTCCCGCCTCGGCAGGTTGCCGATTTCATCTCGGAGGTCCTGGTTCTTGGAGTCGTGGGACCGGAAAACGATGTAGTGCTGATTAAGCCGGATTTCGAAGTAGCCCTGGGAAGCCGCGTGTTATGA
- the corA gene encoding magnesium/cobalt transporter CorA — protein sequence MARRVKRSEKTGLPPGTLIHIGERRSEKTRLRLFDYNESQLLEKDLGGVEEAFPFRDTASVTWINVDGLQETATIEQLGKHFGLHPLVLEDIVNTEQRPKVEDFETYIYVVLKMLYRDPQGEIEAEQVSLILGNNFVLSFQEGGGDAFESIRERLRKNKGMLRKLGADYLLYGLIDAIVDNYFGVLESFGEVTDSLEEDVLVSPTTETLSTIKTLKSELLFLRRSIWPMREVVSGLRNSESTLVKANTRVYFQDIYDHVIQVMDGVDNSREILSDLLDIYLSSVSNRLNEVIKVLTIIATIFIPLTFIAGVYGMNFDFMPELHWHWGYFIVLGIMATAAINLLLFFRRKKWI from the coding sequence ATGGCTCGCAGAGTCAAACGGTCGGAAAAAACGGGGCTGCCGCCGGGCACCCTGATTCACATCGGCGAACGCCGGTCTGAAAAAACCCGTTTGCGCCTTTTCGATTACAACGAGTCCCAGCTTTTGGAAAAAGACCTCGGCGGCGTCGAAGAGGCGTTCCCCTTTCGCGACACGGCCAGCGTCACCTGGATCAACGTTGACGGCCTCCAGGAAACCGCGACGATCGAACAACTTGGGAAACATTTCGGTCTTCACCCGTTGGTCCTTGAGGATATCGTCAACACCGAGCAGCGGCCCAAGGTCGAGGACTTCGAGACCTATATTTACGTCGTCCTCAAGATGCTGTACCGGGACCCGCAGGGCGAGATCGAGGCCGAACAGGTCAGCCTGATCCTTGGCAACAACTTCGTCCTGTCATTTCAGGAAGGCGGCGGCGATGCTTTCGAGTCCATCCGGGAGCGCCTCCGCAAAAACAAGGGCATGCTCCGCAAACTCGGGGCTGATTACCTTCTTTACGGTCTTATCGATGCCATTGTCGACAACTACTTCGGGGTCTTGGAAAGCTTCGGCGAGGTTACCGACTCTCTGGAAGAAGACGTATTGGTCTCGCCGACGACGGAGACGCTGTCGACAATAAAGACATTGAAGAGCGAATTGTTGTTTTTACGCCGGAGCATCTGGCCAATGCGGGAGGTGGTCAGCGGCCTGAGAAATTCGGAGTCGACGCTTGTCAAGGCCAACACTCGAGTCTATTTCCAGGATATTTACGACCATGTCATCCAGGTGATGGACGGCGTCGACAACTCGCGGGAGATCCTATCCGATCTTTTGGACATCTACCTTTCGAGCGTCTCGAACCGACTGAATGAAGTGATCAAGGTGCTTACGATCATCGCCACGATTTTTATTCCGTTGACGTTCATCGCCGGGGTTTATGGCATGAATTTTGATTTCATGCCGGAACTGCATTGGCATTGGGGTTATTTCATTGTCCTGGGCATCATGGCCACCGCGGCCATAAACCTGCTACTGTTCTTCCGTCGCAAGAAATGGATTTAA
- the serS gene encoding serine--tRNA ligase — MIDLKLIRDNPELVHKAVDSRQTKAPIDEIQETDRLRREKTAELDELRRQRKEQSKQRVDPEAGRALRERIAVLEETLRTLDEQLQTYLLQVPNIPQADIPYGTSEEDNIVLRYCGDVREFDFEAKPHWELGENLGLIDFERGVKLSGTRFYVLKEMGARLQRSLISLFLDLHTRKHGYREMYLPFLVKKEILYGSGNLPKFADNLYRDAIDDLWLVPTAEVPLTSLHSGEILTNDQLPIKYCAYTACFRREKMSAGKDTRGIKRGHQFDKVELYKFTEPEKSNEELEKLLDDAEDIARALGLPYRIKQLCTADIGFASSKSYDIEIWAPGIKEWLEVSSCSNCWDFQARRANIRYRRASDGKVDFVHTLNGSGLALPRVLIAVLENYQQADGSIKVPEALWPYMGTDVIK, encoded by the coding sequence ATGATCGATCTTAAGCTCATCCGCGACAATCCCGAACTGGTGCATAAAGCCGTCGATTCCCGGCAGACGAAAGCGCCCATCGATGAGATACAGGAAACGGACCGCCTGCGCCGTGAGAAGACCGCCGAGCTTGATGAGCTCCGCCGCCAGCGCAAGGAACAGTCCAAGCAGCGCGTCGATCCGGAAGCGGGACGCGCGCTCAGGGAACGTATTGCCGTCCTGGAAGAAACCCTGCGGACGCTGGACGAGCAGTTACAGACCTACCTTCTACAGGTGCCCAATATCCCCCAGGCCGACATCCCGTACGGCACCAGCGAAGAAGACAATATCGTACTCAGGTACTGCGGCGATGTTCGTGAATTCGATTTTGAAGCCAAACCGCACTGGGAGCTCGGCGAAAACCTGGGCTTGATCGATTTCGAGCGCGGTGTGAAATTGTCCGGAACCCGCTTCTATGTGTTGAAGGAAATGGGCGCCAGGCTGCAGCGTTCCCTCATCAGCCTGTTCCTTGACCTCCACACGCGCAAGCACGGGTACCGGGAAATGTACCTGCCCTTCCTGGTTAAAAAGGAGATCCTCTACGGTTCCGGTAACCTGCCTAAATTCGCCGATAACCTGTACCGCGACGCCATCGACGACCTGTGGCTGGTGCCCACCGCCGAGGTCCCTCTGACCAGCCTGCATAGCGGCGAGATCCTGACCAACGACCAACTGCCCATCAAGTATTGCGCCTACACCGCCTGTTTCCGCCGCGAAAAGATGAGCGCCGGCAAGGACACCCGCGGCATCAAGCGCGGCCACCAGTTCGACAAGGTCGAGCTTTACAAGTTCACCGAACCGGAGAAATCCAACGAGGAACTGGAAAAACTGCTGGATGACGCCGAGGACATCGCCAGGGCGTTAGGGTTGCCCTACCGCATCAAGCAACTCTGCACCGCCGACATCGGCTTCGCTTCGTCCAAAAGCTACGATATCGAGATCTGGGCGCCCGGCATCAAGGAATGGCTCGAAGTTTCATCTTGCTCTAACTGCTGGGATTTCCAGGCGCGGCGGGCTAATATCCGTTACCGCCGGGCCTCCGACGGCAAGGTGGATTTCGTCCATACCCTGAACGGCTCGGGGCTGGCTCTGCCCAGGGTCCTTATCGCTGTCCTGGAAAACTACCAGCAGGCGGACGGCTCGATCAAGGTCCCTGAGGCGTTGTGGCCGTACATGGGCACCGACGTCATAAAATAG
- the recR gene encoding recombination mediator RecR: MKEAPKSTAAAVNRLTEVLTRLPGIGPKSAQRLAYHLLKASDEQVKDLAEALVAVKQKTQRCRICCNITDAEICSICSSPVRDQSRICVVEQPQDMLTLEHTGIYKGVYHVLHGAISPAEGVGSADIRIAELMTRLESGAVAEIILATNANVEGETTAMYLQRLIAPLGVKVTRLARGLPFGGEIEYADDVTLSRAMENRQEF, encoded by the coding sequence ATGAAAGAAGCCCCCAAATCCACCGCCGCCGCCGTCAACCGCCTGACCGAGGTGTTGACGCGCCTGCCGGGCATCGGACCCAAGAGCGCCCAGCGCCTGGCCTACCACCTGCTGAAAGCCAGCGACGAGCAGGTGAAGGACCTGGCCGAGGCGCTGGTGGCGGTGAAGCAGAAGACCCAGCGCTGCCGGATCTGCTGCAATATCACCGACGCCGAAATCTGCAGCATCTGCTCAAGCCCGGTCCGGGACCAGAGTCGCATTTGCGTGGTGGAACAGCCCCAGGACATGCTGACGCTGGAACATACCGGCATTTACAAGGGCGTTTATCACGTCCTTCACGGCGCCATCTCACCCGCTGAGGGCGTCGGCAGCGCCGATATCCGTATCGCCGAACTGATGACCCGCCTTGAAAGCGGCGCCGTCGCCGAGATCATCCTGGCCACCAATGCCAATGTCGAAGGCGAAACGACGGCCATGTACCTGCAGCGTTTGATCGCCCCGCTTGGCGTCAAAGTGACGCGGCTGGCCCGGGGCCTGCCGTTCGGCGGTGAGATCGAATATGCAGACGACGTCACCCTGTCCCGCGCCATGGAAAACCGGCAGGAATTCTAA
- the recO gene encoding DNA repair protein RecO produces the protein MSAPREVKTEAVVIRRARLREADRVITLFTRELGKISAVAKGVRKAKARLAGHLELLTHTDVTLARGKNLDTVIGSQTLSPNLSIRNSLERTAYALYFAELVSHFAPEEQANRSLFDLFVESLGNLGEAANAELLSRYFELNLLKNLGYRPELRRCPGCGSELKAQTNYFSPSSGGVLCPDCADVSATYPVSVSALKVMRFILENRYDAVARLKLDPELNLEIASLVRAYIHFHLEKGLRSSAWIDELRTQLQA, from the coding sequence ATGAGCGCCCCGCGAGAGGTCAAGACCGAGGCCGTGGTCATCAGAAGAGCCCGCCTCCGCGAGGCCGACCGGGTCATCACCCTGTTCACAAGGGAACTGGGCAAAATTTCGGCGGTGGCCAAGGGAGTGCGCAAAGCCAAGGCCAGGCTGGCCGGACACCTTGAACTGCTGACTCATACTGACGTCACCCTGGCGCGCGGCAAGAACCTGGATACCGTGATCGGCAGTCAGACGCTGTCTCCAAATCTGTCAATCAGGAATTCGTTGGAGCGCACCGCCTACGCCTTGTATTTCGCCGAACTGGTCTCTCACTTCGCCCCGGAGGAACAGGCCAACAGGAGCCTCTTCGACCTTTTCGTCGAATCGCTGGGAAATCTGGGTGAGGCGGCCAATGCCGAGCTTTTGTCGCGCTATTTTGAACTTAATCTCCTTAAAAACCTCGGTTACCGGCCTGAACTCCGGCGCTGTCCAGGGTGCGGCTCTGAACTGAAAGCGCAGACCAATTATTTTTCGCCATCATCGGGTGGCGTTCTCTGTCCGGACTGCGCCGATGTGTCGGCCACCTACCCCGTTTCGGTCAGCGCCCTGAAGGTCATGCGTTTTATCCTGGAAAACCGCTACGATGCCGTCGCCAGGCTGAAACTGGATCCGGAATTAAACCTGGAGATCGCCTCACTCGTCCGCGCCTATATCCACTTCCACCTGGAAAAGGGCCTCCGGAGCTCCGCCTGGATAGACGAGCTAAGAACCCAACTACAAGCTTAA
- a CDS encoding DNA alkylation repair protein — protein MTAFETIVAQLKSLANPVNVAGMARFGIKADNTLGISMPILRAMARPHRKNHELALELWQSGIHEARILASLVDDPKKVTVEQMETWTVDFDSWDICDQVCSNLWEKTPYAYDKAVEWARRDEEFVKRAGFVLMARSVVGGKKRLDPTQMGVIFSEIERGAADGRNYVKKAVSWALRQIGKSSLELNRQAIDTATKIAAFDAPSARWIAADALRELKSDAVRQRLSARAK, from the coding sequence ATGACCGCGTTCGAAACGATCGTCGCCCAACTGAAATCGCTGGCCAACCCGGTAAACGTCGCCGGCATGGCCCGGTTCGGCATCAAGGCCGATAACACGCTTGGCATTTCCATGCCGATCCTGCGGGCAATGGCCAGACCGCATCGCAAAAACCATGAACTGGCCCTGGAACTTTGGCAATCCGGAATTCATGAAGCCCGCATCCTGGCCAGCCTGGTCGACGACCCCAAGAAGGTCACCGTAGAGCAGATGGAGACCTGGACGGTTGATTTCGACTCGTGGGACATCTGCGACCAGGTCTGCTCCAACCTTTGGGAAAAGACCCCGTATGCTTATGACAAAGCCGTCGAGTGGGCCCGCCGGGATGAGGAATTCGTCAAACGGGCCGGATTCGTGCTGATGGCGCGGTCCGTCGTCGGGGGTAAGAAACGGCTCGACCCCACCCAAATGGGAGTCATCTTCTCAGAGATCGAACGCGGCGCTGCCGACGGTCGGAATTATGTCAAGAAAGCGGTCAGCTGGGCGCTGCGGCAGATTGGCAAGAGTTCCCTCGAACTCAACCGGCAGGCAATCGACACGGCGACAAAAATAGCCGCTTTCGACGCACCCTCCGCCCGCTGGATCGCCGCGGACGCACTTCGAGAGCTAAAAAGCGATGCCGTCCGGCAGCGCCTGTCAGCGAGGGCCAAATGA
- a CDS encoding YbaB/EbfC family nucleoid-associated protein encodes MDFSKVKQAMELKSQLDKIQKELAKIVVEGEKGPVKVSVNGQQKLLSISISPDAVNPAKTKQLEDNILKAVNDAMEKAKKESSKQMAGMMGGMGLPGLG; translated from the coding sequence ATGGATTTCTCAAAAGTAAAGCAGGCAATGGAGCTCAAATCACAACTGGACAAGATCCAGAAAGAACTGGCCAAGATCGTTGTCGAGGGCGAGAAAGGCCCGGTCAAAGTCAGCGTCAACGGCCAGCAGAAGCTCCTTTCTATAAGCATCAGCCCGGATGCGGTCAACCCGGCTAAAACCAAGCAACTGGAAGATAACATCCTGAAAGCGGTCAACGACGCCATGGAAAAAGCCAAGAAGGAATCATCCAAGCAGATGGCCGGCATGATGGGGGGAATGGGTCTGCCCGGTCTGGGGTAA
- the aroF gene encoding 3-deoxy-7-phosphoheptulonate synthase produces the protein MIVEMKKGAAKISVDAVVARAKSLGLGVQMNLGTDKTVVALLGSNTGQLSPDIFAVLPEVESVTRIMKPYKLASKEFKTTPSTVTVGGVEIGGNRIAVMAGPCAVESEAQLFEAARVVKNAGAAVLRGGAYKPRTSPFSFQGLEKIGLGFLAGARKEFDMPIISEVVDPRDVENLAETVDIIQIGARNMQNYALLTEVGKQKRPVLLKRGLSSTIDEWLTAADYLLAGGNNQVILCERGIRTFETSTRFSLDISSIPVIKRFSHLPIVVDPSHAAGHYALVPAIAKAAVAAGADGLLIEVHPNPKEALVDGLQSLTPSDFSRLIGELRLVASAVGRSI, from the coding sequence ATGATCGTCGAAATGAAAAAAGGGGCCGCTAAAATATCGGTCGATGCTGTGGTGGCCAGAGCGAAATCGCTCGGTCTGGGCGTCCAAATGAACCTCGGGACAGATAAAACGGTAGTGGCGCTGCTGGGCAGCAATACCGGCCAGTTGTCGCCTGACATTTTTGCCGTTTTGCCTGAAGTCGAGTCGGTGACCCGGATTATGAAGCCCTATAAACTGGCATCAAAGGAGTTCAAAACAACGCCTTCAACAGTCACTGTCGGCGGAGTCGAGATCGGCGGTAATAGAATCGCGGTGATGGCCGGTCCATGCGCCGTGGAAAGTGAAGCCCAACTTTTCGAAGCCGCAAGGGTTGTTAAGAATGCGGGCGCAGCCGTTCTACGCGGCGGCGCCTATAAGCCCAGGACATCGCCGTTCAGCTTCCAGGGACTCGAAAAGATAGGTCTGGGGTTTTTGGCCGGAGCCAGGAAAGAATTTGACATGCCCATAATTTCCGAAGTGGTGGATCCCCGCGACGTCGAGAACCTGGCCGAAACGGTCGACATTATCCAGATCGGGGCGCGCAACATGCAGAATTATGCCCTGCTTACCGAGGTGGGTAAACAGAAACGGCCGGTGCTTTTAAAACGCGGACTTTCCTCCACTATTGATGAATGGCTGACCGCGGCAGATTATCTGCTGGCCGGCGGCAACAATCAGGTCATTCTGTGCGAGCGAGGCATCAGGACGTTCGAAACGAGTACGCGTTTTTCCCTCGATATTTCATCGATTCCGGTGATCAAGCGCTTCAGCCACTTGCCGATCGTGGTCGACCCGAGCCATGCCGCAGGGCATTATGCGCTGGTTCCGGCAATCGCAAAGGCCGCGGTTGCCGCCGGCGCGGACGGGCTGCTTATCGAGGTCCACCCCAACCCTAAGGAAGCGCTGGTGGACGGCTTGCAATCCCTGACACCATCTGATTTCTCCCGGTTGATAGGCGAACTGAGGCTTGTGGCATCGGCCGTAGGCCGCTCCATCTAA
- a CDS encoding NAD(P)/FAD-dependent oxidoreductase, producing the protein MSAPERIAIMGCGSGGSYLYRLLRRRNPDSDITLFDPPTANACGIKCCAWGVSRPLFSKLCAEAGVNSEQFVISRYDHVVINGQRLKADLAIINKPALVKNFLGDAQPLDPGTADVSVFDRIIDATGSERAFMPPTDAQPVVSAVQVRLKARAPDAPTAVFNPGGGYSWLFPIGADEVHLGSLSPGGFDKAREELKKMMSGSKSKVVCSCRGKIRCHGPILPLNAGSVWGIGESIGLVDPVTGAGIIPAMTSAKMLVDHWDSPGEYQADVLQRFSYMIKEANILNRLMAGNPLSSGDLFFPKQALETIGISPSLAEFVGLVVKGARDYLAHRRA; encoded by the coding sequence ATGTCTGCACCTGAGCGAATAGCTATCATGGGATGCGGCAGCGGCGGCAGTTACCTCTACCGCCTGTTGCGTCGCCGTAATCCGGATTCGGATATCACGCTTTTTGACCCGCCCACCGCCAACGCCTGCGGTATCAAGTGCTGCGCCTGGGGAGTCTCCCGTCCGCTATTCTCGAAGTTATGCGCCGAGGCCGGTGTCAACTCTGAACAGTTCGTCATCTCAAGATATGATCACGTGGTGATCAACGGGCAGCGGTTGAAAGCCGACCTGGCGATCATCAATAAACCGGCATTGGTAAAGAATTTTCTCGGAGACGCCCAGCCGCTTGATCCGGGAACGGCCGATGTCAGCGTCTTTGATCGAATCATCGATGCCACGGGTTCGGAGCGGGCGTTTATGCCGCCGACTGACGCCCAGCCGGTAGTCTCGGCAGTCCAGGTCAGGCTTAAGGCCAGGGCGCCGGACGCACCGACCGCGGTTTTCAATCCCGGCGGAGGTTACAGCTGGCTGTTTCCCATCGGAGCGGACGAAGTTCACCTTGGGTCTCTGTCACCCGGGGGATTCGATAAAGCCAGGGAAGAACTCAAGAAAATGATGTCCGGCAGCAAGAGCAAGGTCGTTTGCAGTTGCCGCGGGAAAATCCGTTGCCATGGACCTATCCTGCCCTTGAACGCTGGGTCAGTCTGGGGTATCGGCGAATCGATCGGCCTGGTGGATCCGGTTACCGGCGCCGGCATCATCCCGGCGATGACATCGGCAAAAATGCTGGTCGACCATTGGGATTCTCCCGGCGAATACCAGGCTGACGTCCTCCAGCGGTTTTCATACATGATCAAGGAAGCCAATATCCTGAACCGGCTCATGGCGGGAAACCCGCTGTCTTCAGGCGATCTCTTTTTCCCTAAACAAGCCCTTGAGACCATCGGCATCAGCCCTTCGTTGGCTGAATTCGTTGGACTGGTGGTCAAGGGCGCCAGGGATTACCTGGCTCACCGCCGAGCGTGA
- the rpsU gene encoding 30S ribosomal protein S21, producing the protein MTEVRPEYNESFEGMLKRFNRKVQLDGVIREARRRARFEKPLTRRKRKETATRRAAIKAARRTATRRPA; encoded by the coding sequence TTGACTGAAGTTAGACCCGAATATAACGAGAGCTTCGAGGGCATGCTCAAGCGGTTCAACCGCAAGGTACAACTCGATGGCGTCATCCGTGAAGCCCGCCGCCGCGCTCGTTTCGAAAAACCCCTGACCCGACGCAAACGCAAAGAGACAGCTACCCGCCGCGCCGCTATTAAAGCCGCCCGCCGCACGGCTACCCGCCGACCGGCGTAG
- the lysS gene encoding lysine--tRNA ligase: MTSRIDNITRERLDKLARLKELGVEAYPNTFHRSHTNVEAASLAKQLDGSGNEPTVTVAGRLIARRGMGKINFFDILDGSGKIQLLCGQNHVEQGWDLLPSLDIGDFIGATGNLKLSKSGEPTVFVKTLSLLTKSLQPLPEKWHGLQDTETRFRQRYLDLISNPEVRDTFRTRARIISGIRKYLDSHNFIEVETPVLQPAAGGAAARPFITHHNALDRDFYLRIALELHLKRLIVGGFDGVYEIGRIFRNEGISFKHNPEFTMLESYQAYADYRDVMKLVEEMVSGIVKDITGSYTVKYGEHTLDFTPPWPRVDFRAELLAKSGVDFLAYSDIEALRQKMRELGIAIDPKKDKGKLLDELLSTYIEPNLVQPCFLIDYPIEMSPLAKTRPDEPRIVERFEGFAAGMEIANAFSELNDPLEQEKRFKLQILYRNTEAQLALLTGELIAEMDAQVAGMAHCDPVKVEQMAARAGALSSEIEGQAGDNPAVLKALREFREYIHEVEHKAKSLSDKIVLSLSEKLRLGQEKIKEARGEEEQETIDEDFITALEYGMPPTGGLGVGIDRLTMILTDNQTIREVIFFPALKDKE; encoded by the coding sequence ATGACCTCAAGAATCGACAATATTACCCGCGAGCGCCTCGATAAACTTGCCCGCCTCAAAGAGTTGGGCGTCGAGGCTTACCCCAACACCTTTCACCGCAGCCACACCAATGTCGAAGCCGCCTCGCTGGCTAAGCAACTGGACGGAAGCGGAAACGAACCAACCGTTACCGTTGCCGGCCGGCTGATCGCTCGACGTGGTATGGGCAAGATCAACTTCTTCGATATCCTCGACGGCAGCGGCAAGATCCAGCTGCTGTGCGGTCAGAACCACGTCGAGCAGGGCTGGGACCTGCTCCCGAGTCTCGATATCGGGGATTTCATCGGTGCCACCGGCAATCTCAAGCTCTCGAAATCCGGCGAGCCTACCGTCTTCGTCAAGACGCTGTCGCTGCTCACCAAGTCACTCCAGCCACTGCCCGAAAAATGGCACGGATTGCAGGACACCGAGACCCGCTTCCGCCAGAGGTACCTTGACCTCATCTCCAACCCGGAGGTCCGCGACACCTTCCGCACCCGGGCCAGGATCATCTCAGGCATCCGGAAATACCTCGATAGCCACAACTTTATCGAGGTCGAAACCCCAGTGCTGCAGCCTGCCGCCGGCGGCGCCGCCGCCCGGCCGTTCATAACCCACCACAACGCCCTCGACCGGGATTTCTACCTCCGCATCGCCCTTGAACTCCATCTGAAACGCCTCATCGTCGGCGGTTTTGACGGCGTCTACGAGATCGGCCGCATCTTCCGCAACGAGGGCATTTCCTTCAAGCACAACCCCGAGTTCACCATGCTGGAGTCCTACCAGGCCTACGCCGATTACCGCGACGTCATGAAACTGGTGGAGGAAATGGTTTCCGGCATCGTCAAGGACATCACCGGCAGCTACACCGTCAAATACGGCGAACACACCCTCGATTTCACCCCGCCGTGGCCGCGTGTCGATTTCCGGGCCGAACTACTCGCCAAGAGCGGCGTCGATTTCCTGGCTTATTCCGATATCGAAGCGCTCCGGCAGAAGATGCGGGAACTCGGCATCGCCATCGACCCGAAAAAAGACAAGGGCAAGCTCCTTGATGAGCTGCTTTCGACCTACATCGAGCCGAACCTGGTGCAACCGTGCTTCCTCATCGACTACCCCATCGAGATGTCGCCGCTGGCCAAAACCAGGCCGGACGAGCCGCGCATCGTCGAGCGGTTCGAGGGCTTTGCCGCCGGCATGGAGATCGCCAACGCTTTTTCGGAACTTAACGACCCTCTGGAGCAGGAGAAACGCTTCAAGCTCCAGATACTTTACCGCAACACCGAGGCCCAGCTCGCCCTCTTGACCGGGGAACTTATCGCCGAAATGGACGCCCAGGTGGCCGGGATGGCCCACTGCGACCCCGTAAAGGTCGAGCAGATGGCGGCGCGCGCCGGGGCGTTGTCTTCGGAGATCGAAGGTCAGGCGGGCGACAACCCGGCCGTCCTCAAGGCGCTTCGTGAGTTCCGGGAATACATCCACGAAGTCGAGCACAAGGCGAAATCTCTAAGCGATAAGATTGTCCTCAGTCTTTCCGAAAAATTGCGCCTCGGGCAGGAAAAGATCAAGGAAGCCCGGGGTGAAGAAGAACAGGAGACGATCGACGAGGATTTCATCACCGCCCTGGAATACGGCATGCCGCCCACCGGAGGCCTGGGTGTCGGCATCGACCGCCTGACGATGATCCTGACCGATAACCAGACCATCCGCGAGGTGATTTTCTTCCCGGCGCTCAAGGATAAGGAGTAA